In Janthinobacterium rivuli, a single genomic region encodes these proteins:
- the deoC gene encoding deoxyribose-phosphate aldolase, with the protein MTLMHPEFKRNEAVGLDLGWINQIRVNRAATDRRAASLANRRTVKKEYQAAWLVKAIQMIDLTTLGGDDTPGKVERLCMKAMRPLRADLMDALGLTQLSTGAVCVYHEMIQPAVKVIQGRLPIAAVSTGFPAGLTSMETKLREIELSVAAGASEIDIVITRQHVLNGNWQVLYDEMLAYRKACGEAHVKAILATGDLLTMENVAKASWVCMMAGADFIKTSTGKEGMNATIPVALTMVRTIREYHEQTGFQVGFKPAGGVSSAKSALQYLTLMKEELGNEWLQPHLFRIGASSLLTDIERQLEHYVTGSYSANHRHAQP; encoded by the coding sequence ATGACACTCATGCACCCCGAATTCAAGCGTAATGAGGCCGTTGGCCTCGACCTGGGCTGGATCAACCAGATCCGCGTCAACCGCGCCGCGACGGACCGCCGCGCGGCCAGCCTGGCGAACCGCCGTACGGTGAAAAAGGAATACCAGGCCGCCTGGCTGGTCAAAGCCATCCAGATGATCGACCTGACCACCCTGGGCGGCGACGATACGCCGGGCAAAGTGGAACGCCTGTGCATGAAGGCCATGCGCCCGCTGCGCGCCGACCTGATGGACGCCTTGGGCCTGACGCAATTGAGCACCGGCGCCGTGTGCGTGTACCACGAGATGATCCAGCCTGCCGTGAAAGTCATCCAGGGCCGCTTGCCCATCGCCGCCGTGTCGACGGGTTTCCCGGCCGGCCTGACGAGCATGGAAACGAAGCTGCGCGAGATCGAACTGTCGGTCGCCGCCGGCGCTTCCGAGATCGATATCGTCATCACGCGCCAGCACGTCCTGAACGGCAACTGGCAAGTGCTGTACGACGAAATGCTCGCTTACCGCAAGGCGTGCGGCGAAGCCCACGTGAAGGCGATTCTCGCCACGGGCGACTTGCTGACCATGGAAAACGTGGCCAAGGCGTCGTGGGTCTGCATGATGGCCGGCGCTGATTTCATCAAGACTTCCACCGGTAAAGAGGGCATGAACGCCACCATTCCCGTGGCCCTGACGATGGTGCGCACGATCCGCGAATACCACGAGCAGACGGGCTTCCAGGTGGGCTTCAAGCCAGCCGGCGGCGTCAGCTCGGCCAAGAGCGCGCTGCAATACCTGACCCTGATGAAGGAAGAACTGGGCAACGAATGGCTGCAGCCGCACCTGTTCCGCATC